One genomic window of Variovorax sp. RA8 includes the following:
- a CDS encoding DUF2933 domain-containing protein: MGFRNGQIRSNEVLPNHQDPESGGGLNWSRIIQWLLWLGLAAAVAWLFFGHSAYLLQIAPFLILLACPLMHVFGHGGHGGHDGHRQHGGDDSSTDRKPTTGSNTDGARHVR; this comes from the coding sequence GTGGGCTTCCGCAACGGGCAGATCAGGAGCAATGAAGTGTTACCCAATCACCAAGACCCCGAATCCGGCGGCGGCCTCAATTGGTCCCGCATCATTCAATGGCTGCTGTGGTTGGGCCTGGCCGCCGCGGTGGCCTGGCTGTTCTTCGGGCACAGCGCGTACCTGCTGCAGATCGCGCCGTTCCTGATTCTGCTGGCGTGCCCGCTGATGCATGTCTTTGGACATGGCGGGCATGGCGGGCATGACGGGCACCGCCAGCATGGGGGCGACGACAGCTCGACAGACCGCAAGCCCACGACGGGCTCAAACACAGACGGCGCCAGGCATGTGCGCTGA
- a CDS encoding MerR family transcriptional regulator — protein sequence MIQVKANTYVPSQHCDALKHRSHEIAEVPNASFLQSRRVHRTRHEGICMQVIQCAQAAGVSPDTVRHYARLGLIKAERRTESGYQQFSPSTVARVRFIRSAVGLGFRLSDVAELLGMSEQGQLPCPKARTILADRLNEKQHQVEHEMALFRRMKQALKAWAAMPDGVPEGHHVCGLIEGLPWNADNESDGKRLRSLK from the coding sequence TTGATCCAGGTCAAAGCCAACACGTACGTGCCGTCGCAACATTGTGACGCTCTCAAACATCGAAGCCATGAAATCGCTGAAGTCCCGAACGCCTCATTTCTGCAGTCCAGGCGGGTGCACAGAACGCGCCATGAGGGAATCTGCATGCAAGTAATCCAATGTGCGCAAGCCGCCGGTGTCAGCCCTGACACAGTGCGTCACTACGCGCGCCTCGGCCTAATCAAGGCTGAACGCAGGACGGAAAGCGGATACCAGCAGTTCTCCCCAAGCACCGTGGCGCGCGTTCGCTTCATCCGCAGCGCAGTTGGCTTGGGGTTCAGGTTGAGCGACGTTGCCGAGCTCCTCGGCATGAGCGAGCAAGGGCAATTGCCTTGCCCCAAGGCACGCACAATCCTCGCCGATCGGCTGAACGAGAAGCAGCATCAGGTCGAACACGAGATGGCGCTGTTCCGTCGCATGAAGCAGGCTCTGAAGGCCTGGGCGGCGATGCCGGATGGCGTCCCGGAAGGTCACCACGTTTGCGGCCTCATCGAGGGCTTGCCTTGGAACGCCGATAACGAGTCCGACGGCAAGCGCCTTCGATCGTTGAAATGA
- a CDS encoding methyltransferase, TIGR04325 family, whose protein sequence is MTHQSASHVVREFLEGPLTRPALLLWRRQQFLSREGHGFYFGLFDSFEAARDWLPKNPEFDQDALAEEYVNIRTKKIFAYDYPVMWWLDRAFRAGATRILDIGGSVGVHYYAYRRYLDMPASLTWRIVEVPAMASIGRKLASDTGSSALDFTEDLQRAVTEGTADVWISAGAIHYFEHATPGLLLKDCKTRPQHLLLNKLPLHEGESFITTQNIGAGSFAPMHVYNRGRFIRDIEAMGYTLRDEWPVHERSLYLPGYPERSFPSFTGLYFSDRSVKGPSNQR, encoded by the coding sequence ATGACTCACCAAAGTGCCTCGCACGTTGTACGTGAGTTCTTGGAAGGCCCGCTCACTCGACCCGCACTGCTGCTATGGCGGCGCCAGCAGTTTCTCTCCCGTGAGGGGCACGGCTTCTACTTCGGCTTGTTCGACAGTTTCGAAGCAGCTCGCGATTGGCTGCCGAAGAACCCGGAATTTGATCAGGACGCGCTGGCTGAGGAGTACGTGAACATCCGTACGAAGAAGATCTTCGCCTATGACTATCCGGTCATGTGGTGGCTCGACCGCGCCTTCCGTGCGGGTGCCACCAGAATCCTCGACATCGGCGGTTCGGTGGGCGTTCACTACTACGCGTACCGCCGATATCTCGACATGCCTGCGTCGTTGACCTGGCGCATCGTTGAGGTGCCTGCCATGGCTTCAATCGGCCGAAAGTTGGCTTCCGATACTGGCTCCAGCGCACTGGACTTCACCGAAGACCTTCAGCGCGCCGTGACCGAAGGAACCGCCGACGTTTGGATTTCCGCGGGCGCCATTCATTACTTTGAGCACGCGACACCAGGACTCCTTCTCAAAGACTGCAAGACCCGACCACAGCATTTGCTCCTGAACAAGCTGCCGCTCCATGAAGGCGAAAGCTTCATTACCACGCAAAACATCGGCGCAGGATCTTTTGCACCCATGCACGTCTACAACAGGGGGCGCTTCATCCGCGACATCGAAGCCATGGGCTACACGCTCAGAGACGAATGGCCCGTCCACGAGCGCTCGCTCTATCTACCTGGCTATCCCGAGCGCTCGTTTCCCAGCTTCACGGGGCTCTACTTCTCGGATCGGTCCGTCAAGGGGCCTTCCAACCAGCGCTGA
- a CDS encoding AcrVA2 family anti-CRISPR protein, with protein MLEIMGRQLPNVWATHEMLRSTGRLKAQWPDWCYAPLAVAEPLCGGRPDLAFKITALASWRLTQGIYRVDQTLLNALLDTPLDDDIPIDVLMRMPEWCIYLELPNILTPTGPARGVWVFMEPSHLHSNRPVFLGMLFDTERDIARSLEDGAMYPFCVRLSGESIAQALAQTFCTAASELESFKAAVTPVISVLLYLCAQNAEITRHGADAYPVRPVPVRTRRRGLRIFPPPAPTVWSLGYRIGAALRASQPRNRDDHDPGSGRRIVAHIRRAHWHTILSGPRKDLPPEARQRELRWMPPVAVNLDIGAELIATVRPVNNTVSIE; from the coding sequence ATGCTCGAGATCATGGGGCGTCAGCTGCCCAATGTGTGGGCCACACACGAGATGCTGCGCTCAACCGGTCGGCTGAAAGCTCAATGGCCGGATTGGTGCTACGCGCCGCTGGCGGTGGCGGAACCGCTTTGCGGCGGACGACCTGATCTTGCATTCAAGATCACTGCCCTGGCTTCTTGGCGCCTGACGCAAGGGATCTACAGAGTCGATCAGACATTGCTCAATGCGTTACTCGATACGCCTCTGGATGACGACATTCCCATCGACGTGCTCATGAGGATGCCCGAATGGTGCATCTATCTTGAGCTTCCGAATATCCTGACTCCGACAGGCCCGGCGCGAGGGGTCTGGGTGTTCATGGAGCCGTCGCACCTTCATTCCAACAGGCCTGTTTTTCTCGGCATGCTGTTCGATACCGAACGTGACATCGCGAGATCTCTCGAGGATGGCGCCATGTACCCGTTCTGCGTCAGGTTGAGCGGCGAATCGATCGCTCAAGCGCTCGCCCAGACCTTCTGTACCGCTGCGTCAGAGTTGGAATCGTTCAAGGCAGCAGTCACCCCCGTGATCTCCGTCCTGCTGTACCTCTGCGCGCAGAACGCGGAGATCACTCGCCATGGCGCCGACGCCTACCCGGTGCGGCCGGTGCCAGTGCGTACCCGCCGACGAGGCCTTCGCATCTTTCCACCGCCCGCGCCGACGGTTTGGAGTCTGGGATACCGCATAGGCGCCGCCCTGCGGGCTTCCCAGCCGCGAAACCGTGATGATCACGACCCAGGAAGCGGTCGTCGGATCGTTGCCCACATTCGCCGAGCCCATTGGCACACGATTCTGAGCGGGCCTCGCAAGGATTTGCCCCCCGAAGCTCGCCAACGTGAGTTGCGTTGGATGCCACCAGTGGCGGTGAACCTCGACATCGGTGCAGAACTGATCGCCACAGTCCGCCCGGTCAACAACACCGTGTCGATCGAATAG
- a CDS encoding four-helix bundle copper-binding protein: MPPKKYAQCIDACNACATACNHCAASCLREEDVKMMAKCIALDIDCAAICQLAAAAMARDSETAAAICRLCADICQVCGDECARHDAQHCQACAKACQKCAEECRKMAK; the protein is encoded by the coding sequence ATGCCACCTAAGAAGTACGCCCAGTGCATCGATGCCTGCAATGCCTGTGCGACGGCCTGCAATCACTGCGCCGCATCGTGCCTGCGCGAGGAGGACGTGAAGATGATGGCGAAGTGCATCGCGCTGGACATTGATTGCGCCGCAATCTGCCAACTCGCGGCGGCTGCGATGGCCCGCGACAGCGAAACCGCCGCTGCGATCTGCCGCCTTTGTGCCGATATTTGCCAGGTCTGCGGCGACGAGTGCGCCAGGCACGACGCGCAGCACTGCCAAGCTTGTGCGAAGGCATGTCAAAAGTGCGCCGAAGAGTGCCGGAAGATGGCCAAGTAG
- a CDS encoding copper-binding protein — MLNIRLAFIAPMAALIFVGFAHAQPASGSAAPSASSTDAPASAELADGEVRKVDKDNKKLTLKHGPLKNLDMPGMTMVFQVKDDAMLDKVQAGDKVRFQAEKIDGKFTVTKIESAR; from the coding sequence ATGCTCAACATCCGTCTGGCGTTCATCGCCCCCATGGCCGCCCTCATTTTTGTGGGCTTCGCGCATGCTCAACCGGCCAGCGGCAGCGCAGCGCCGTCCGCGAGTTCCACCGATGCCCCTGCCTCCGCGGAGCTTGCCGATGGCGAGGTCCGAAAGGTCGACAAGGACAACAAGAAACTCACGCTCAAGCATGGACCTCTGAAGAACCTCGATATGCCCGGCATGACGATGGTCTTCCAGGTGAAGGACGACGCGATGCTCGACAAGGTCCAGGCCGGCGACAAGGTCCGATTCCAGGCAGAGAAGATCGATGGCAAGTTCACCGTGACCAAGATCGAATCAGCGCGCTAG
- a CDS encoding cupredoxin domain-containing protein: protein MKTLRYTALAAFTALAAVGAYAGGNHAGGHGHDAADAIGKPGVAAKATRTVKVDMTDNMRFTPASIDVKQNETVRLVVTNSGKIKHELVLGTEKELKEHYEAMKKNPEMEHADPNMVTLAPGKTGEVVWQFTKAGKIDFACLQPGHYDAGMKGAVNVAKTSEKHAAK, encoded by the coding sequence ATGAAAACCCTCCGCTACACGGCCTTGGCCGCATTCACCGCATTGGCGGCCGTCGGCGCCTACGCTGGCGGCAACCACGCCGGCGGTCACGGCCACGATGCCGCCGACGCCATTGGCAAGCCAGGCGTGGCGGCCAAGGCGACGCGCACGGTGAAGGTCGACATGACCGACAACATGCGCTTCACCCCGGCCAGCATCGACGTGAAGCAGAACGAGACGGTGCGTTTGGTCGTCACCAACTCCGGGAAGATCAAGCACGAACTGGTGCTCGGAACCGAGAAGGAGCTCAAGGAGCACTACGAGGCGATGAAGAAGAACCCCGAGATGGAGCACGCCGATCCGAACATGGTGACGCTGGCTCCAGGGAAGACCGGCGAGGTCGTCTGGCAGTTCACGAAGGCCGGCAAGATCGACTTCGCGTGCCTGCAGCCGGGCCACTACGACGCAGGAATGAAGGGCGCCGTGAACGTGGCCAAGACGTCCGAAAAGCACGCAGCCAAGTAA
- a CDS encoding copper oxidase: MKNRRNFLTGAGAVTGAIAAASVSKVAMAALPEPVLQTKPDTMPPLAPTTGRPYNPVVTLNGWSLPWRMNNGVKEFHLVAEPVVREMAPGFKANLWGYNGQSPGPTIEVVEGDRVRIFVTNKLPEHTSIHWHGQRIPNGMDGVAGLNQPAIQPGKTFVYEFVARRPGTFMYHPHADEMTQMAMGMMGFWVTHPKGKHPLIDEVDRDFVFLLNAYDIEPGSATPKIMTMLDFNLWSWNSRIFPGIDSFNVRLNDKVRIRIGNLTMTNHPMHLHGHEFLVTGTDGGPTPKSTRWYEVTTDVAVGQMRQIEFLADEEGDWAFHCHKSHHTMNAMGHDVPTMIGVDHKDVAKKITNLVPDYMVMSERGMADMAEMDMPLPDNTARMMTGEGPFGSVEMGGMFSVVKVRKGQKPGDYSNPGWFKHPQGTVAYELNGPVAEPPRARSAGASAMPAKNMPAKNIEVQVRKPSGHSGH; encoded by the coding sequence ATGAAAAACAGACGCAATTTTCTCACCGGGGCAGGTGCCGTCACCGGCGCCATCGCCGCCGCTTCCGTGAGCAAGGTCGCCATGGCGGCCTTGCCTGAGCCGGTGCTTCAGACCAAGCCAGACACGATGCCTCCCTTGGCGCCGACGACGGGGCGCCCCTACAACCCCGTTGTCACGCTCAATGGGTGGTCGCTGCCCTGGCGCATGAACAACGGCGTCAAGGAGTTCCACTTGGTGGCCGAGCCCGTAGTGCGCGAAATGGCCCCTGGCTTCAAGGCCAACCTCTGGGGTTACAACGGCCAGTCACCCGGACCGACCATCGAGGTGGTCGAGGGCGATCGCGTGCGCATCTTCGTCACCAACAAACTGCCAGAGCACACGAGCATTCACTGGCACGGCCAACGCATTCCCAACGGCATGGACGGTGTCGCGGGCCTGAACCAGCCGGCCATCCAGCCCGGCAAGACCTTCGTCTACGAGTTCGTTGCACGGCGCCCTGGCACGTTCATGTACCACCCGCATGCCGACGAGATGACCCAGATGGCAATGGGAATGATGGGCTTCTGGGTCACCCATCCGAAGGGAAAGCACCCCCTGATCGACGAGGTCGATCGCGACTTCGTGTTCCTCCTCAATGCATACGACATCGAGCCCGGCAGTGCGACGCCGAAGATCATGACCATGCTGGACTTCAATCTTTGGTCGTGGAACAGCCGCATCTTTCCGGGCATCGACTCGTTCAACGTCCGACTGAACGACAAGGTTCGAATTCGCATCGGCAACCTGACGATGACGAACCACCCCATGCACCTGCATGGCCACGAGTTCCTCGTCACCGGTACCGATGGCGGCCCGACCCCGAAGAGCACGCGCTGGTACGAGGTGACGACCGACGTGGCGGTCGGGCAAATGCGCCAGATCGAGTTCCTGGCGGATGAAGAAGGCGATTGGGCCTTCCACTGCCACAAGAGCCACCACACGATGAACGCCATGGGCCACGACGTGCCGACCATGATTGGTGTCGACCACAAGGACGTGGCCAAGAAGATCACGAATCTCGTGCCCGATTACATGGTGATGAGCGAGCGCGGGATGGCCGACATGGCCGAGATGGACATGCCGCTGCCCGACAACACCGCCCGAATGATGACGGGCGAAGGCCCATTCGGCTCGGTCGAGATGGGCGGCATGTTCAGCGTCGTCAAGGTACGCAAGGGGCAGAAGCCCGGCGACTACTCGAACCCGGGCTGGTTCAAGCACCCGCAGGGCACGGTAGCCTATGAGCTGAACGGGCCCGTGGCAGAGCCACCTCGGGCGCGCAGCGCGGGCGCCTCCGCCATGCCGGCCAAGAACATGCCGGCCAAGAACATCGAAGTGCAGGTACGCAAGCCCAGCGGGCACTCCGGCCATTGA